Genomic window (Fictibacillus marinisediminis):
TAACTATAAAGAGGTTCCTGATGGACGTGTTAATTTACTGTTAAGGAAGAAGGCATCAAGACGAAGAAAAAAGTTAAAAGAAAATCGATAATAGTTTTCAAAGTCATAATTGATTCTCTTTATCCTATTTAGTTCTTATAAATTTACAGCAAGATTATTTGAGCTTATAAAAACAACTAATTCAGCAGGTGCTGGAAAGTAGAGAGTGGTTTTATGGACATTTTGCAAAAGTTAGTCAAAAAGTTTGAGATTTTTGATGAAGATCCGCTGGAAATCCGGGAAAGACAATTTATACATAGTTATTATCCACGAGAAAGTTATATTAATTTTACTATACCTCTTAATTTTGATTACAAGCACAAATATGAATACATAAGCTTTGCTAGTATACAAGATTTTGGATATTACAATCCTGACACAGAAGAGCTCGACAAAACAATAAATGAGACAACCATTGAGGTAAACATTAAGGAAATCGAACATTTTAAATCTAATATTACTTTAAATTGCTTATTAACTGGAGAAGGCTATGACTTTGATGTTATGGATTTAGAGGATTTAATTATTAAACTGAATCTATTAGGAAAAACGTGGTTCTCAGAAATGGAATTATGGAAAGAGTTACTTTACTCATTCTATTATCTATATGAAAGAGAAAATTATCGTGCTTCTTTTGTTCAACTTTACTCTGCTTTAGAATCATATCTTGAACAAAAAGGCGCAAATGGAAACGATAAGGTCAAAGACAAATTGACTGCAGTAATAGGCAATCTCAAATCACAAAAAAGAAAATACAGAGACAAGTTTTATGAATTAAGAGATATAAGAAATACCTTGGCGCATGGATCCCAATATCACATAATTGAAGAGGATGTTAAAGAGCTATTTCACTTTTTTGAAGATACCTTCGAAATAGCAGAAAATTAACTATTCATTTAAGTCCCGCAGAACTAACGTATTAACTGGTTGCTCTTTGGGGCTTTTTTTATTTATTTCTCAAGCCCTGCAGGTTACTAGCTTTGTTTAAGGTGGTAAGTAAGTGGTTATAGTTGTTTTTAAGTTTTTGGTGTTCAAGTAAAAGGGATTGATATGCGATCTCTTGCTTTATCTCTTTTATTTTCATTTCCTCTAAAAAAGCCAAAACACTTTCCATTGTCATCCGCGGGTTTAATGCCCTTATAATGAAGCTTGAATTTAATGAAATAGGAAGTTTTTCGGTATTGCGGTGCCTCTTTTTCTTCTTTGCTCGTTTTATTTCTTCTATGTGCTCTTTACGTACCTTTGAATTCCATCTAAAACCTACTGCATTTGTTGTTCGTCCGACTTTTTCAGCTACTTCTTCAAAAGCTTTTAATTGGGTACTTCCTTTCTTTATATAATTTAAGACTACACTTGCTAATAGCCGATCTTCTTCATGGGACCATGATTCTTGTCTTTTCATAACACCCTCCTATTATAAAAAGAGTTCTTATTCCTCTATATGCGCCAAATAGTAAATTATGATTTATAATAAAAGAGCCGATTAGAAATCCCTTTCAGAAAGGGGTATGTATGGAAAGTATTTTATATAATATTGGTCGTTTGATTATGAATATTGCCTTGAACATTTGCTTAATCGCTAAGAACAATAAGAAATTGACGATATACTTTTTAGGATTCTTACTCGCAGTATGGATATTATCTTTTATTATTAATGCAGTTTTTTATCTGCTGCCGGTGATGTTTTTACTGGCTTTCTTCTATTTTAGGAAGCGGCCATAATAGCATAATCACCAATTGATGGAAAATACGAGTTTGTGTTATATTTAGTTTAACAACCATATATTGAACGGAAGGGATGCCCCTCATTGCGTAGCTTTGCTATGTGGTGAGGGGTTTTTCTAATGGGCAAAACGAAAGGAAGAGCATAGTGAATAAAATTATGATCATAGAAGATAACCTGTTATTCATGGATGGTTTAAAGAGAATTTTAGAACTCGAGCTAGGATATCGTGTAGCAGCCTATAGTAGCGAACAGATTAATGATATAGCGGAGAGAAAGGACCATTCAAATTTATTGAGAGAACGGCCACAGCTCATAATCATGGATTCACAGTTAAGAATCGGATCGTCGTTATCTTTAGTTGAACTTTTTAAAAAGAAGCTACCGGAGTGTAAGTTATTGGTGTTATCTTCAGTTGAAAAAGATGGGGAGTTTCGGCGTTTTTTTCAAGCCGGTGTGGATGGCTACTTATTTAAAGATATTATGACTGAAGAATTAATAAACGGTATCAATGCGATTTTTAACCAGAAGAGTTTCTTTCATCATAAAGTAGCCCATTATCTCATTCAAGATTATCGGCAGCTGCTTGATCAATCTCCCCAAGTAGTAAAACCCATAGCTGGTAATCGACACAATCTAAGCAAAAGAGAATTTGAGGTGTTGGAGTTATTAGTCAAAGGCAAAAGCAATAAATCCATCTCTGAGCAGTTATTTCTAAGTGAGAAAACCGTAAAGAACCATGTATCTAAAATTCTATTGAAATTAAAAGTAGGGGATCGAACCAATGCTGTGTTATTCGCTATTAAAGAAAAAATGGTTTCCATTTAATAAAGGGGAAATCCGATGAAAAATATCATGCTAAAGGCATCACCACTTATTTTATCATTAGCTTTACTAACCGGTTGTGGCAGCGGAGGAGATATTGAAGAGTCAATGGCTGTCCAGCTAGAAAATAATCAAAAAATGACTGAGCAATTTTCCAAATATCAAGATGGTTTAAAAGAGTCGGTGTTACATCCTGAAAAACAAGAAGATGTGGAATTTTGGCTGGTTGAGCCTAAGGAGAAGTTAGACACTTCAACCGTAATATCAGTAATCGATGGTGATACTTTTAAAATTGGCTCTGTTAAAGGTTAATGTTGATATTTTATAGAAAAAACGGAACTTCCATAAAACTGGAAGTTCCGTTAGTTTTATTGTCTTATTGAACTAACGCACCCTTTAGCTTAACAAGTAAAACTCATTATCTTTCGACTATTTTGTTCTCTGTTCCATTTAGAATTCTCTTTATATTTTGTCGATGAAGAATAATTATTGATACGCTTATTAATAGAGAAAGTGCTATGATAACTTTATCTTCAAATATTAGACTGTAAATGAATAATGATATACAAGCCAACATTGAACTTAGTGATACAAACTTAGTAAATATCATAGTTAACACAAATACAACAAAACCAACAAAAACGCCTAAAGGCGTCAAAAATAAGAAAACTCCAGTTGCTGTCGCAACAGCTTTTCCACCTTTAAAACTAGCAAATACAGAAAATATGTGTCCTAATATGGCTAATAAACCACATACAATAGGGTTAACCGTAGAACTAAGTATTATCGGAAGTAAACAAGCAAGTGTACCTTTTAATATATCAGCAATTGCAACAATTACTCCTGCTTTTATGCCTAAAACTCTATAAGCATTAGTTGCACCAAGATTAGCACTACCATAATTACGAATATCCTTCTTATAAAACATTTTACCGACTATTAAAACAAATGAAATTGAACCTATTAAATAACTTAAAATTAGAGTTAAAATGTTCAAAGTAGTATTGTCTCCTCAATTAGTTTGTTATTATAAGTATTTCTCTTTGTTGTTTATTTTTTCCTTCAATCCTTCTCGCATTAAACTGCCCCGTTAATTGATTAAAGAAATAACCTTTATACAGGGGCGGAATTTATGAAAAAGACCATTGCAATAATTGGAGGATCTCAAAAGACTACATTTGAAAAAATGGCTAAGCGTCAGAATTGTAATATGATGTTCCATACCGGCAAGGTAAGGAATGGAGCCAGCAAGAAAGCTTTCAGAGCCATTGTAAAAAAATCAGATTGTGTAGTAATTCTTCTTGGTGCAATTGGACATGTTACCATGGATGTAGTGAAAGTGCTTTGTAAAGAATACCAGACACCAGTAGCCTATCATAGTGGAATGGGTGCGAGCGGCGCCATTGAGCTCGCTCTTCCATATGTTCAGCGGAAAAAGGATAATGTAGCAGCTTAAATTAATTGATACTTATTACCTAAAATGGGTTACAAAGGAAAAATACATATGATATACTCATTTTAGTTAAATATTGAAAAGGGAACGCTCCCAAACCTACGTACAAGATACGTGGATTTGGGAGCGTTCTTTTTTTTGTCATCATCACTGGAGGGATTGAAAAGATGAAAAAAATGAAACCATGGGTAAAAATGACGATCGGTTTTACCATTATGTTTGCTGTTATAGGTTTTGTGGTTGCCTGGGACCTATTTATCAAGGATGAGATTGATTCTGTAGAAGTAGTAGTTGCTGCCAAAGACATTCCTTTGAAAGAGACAATTACGAAGGACATGCTAGGAGTCGAGAAGAGAAACAAAGGAACAGTAGTGAAGGGGACAGTACTTGCTAAAGATATGAACAAAATCATTGGCCAGTCACCTAAAAGCTCTATCCTTTCTAACTCTATAATGTCTACAGAAGAAATTGATTACGACAACCTGGTTCCCAATCCTGATAAAGGGGAAGCAATACGACCTATCCCTCAAGAATGGATTTACGCTAAGCCAGGCTCCTTAAGAAGAAAAGACAGAATTGATATCTACCTATGGCCGATTGAACAGAAAAATGAACTAGTAAAGAAAGCAAAGGGCAAAAATGCACCGGTTGTATCTCCTGTTCTATCAGAAATGGACCCGGATACTAAGGACGGTAAGAAAGCATTGCTTCAAAATGTACCCGTACTATATGCCAAAGATAATTCCAACAAAGAAGTAGTAAATACTGAAGGCAATCCTGAAGACCGATTAAATGGTTCAGCAATTATCAGTGAGCTTGAAGTGAACCTAAATCAAGATGACTTTGATTCCCTTATTCAAGTAGCAAAAGCCGGCTACAAATTATATATCACATACAACTAAGGCGAGAGGAGGGGTATCAATGCAAATCGCTTTATTCTCAGAAAACGAAAGTATGCGAGTGCTATTAAGTAATGAAGAAAAAATAACTAATGTAATAACAGTATCTAATTTGGAAAAGGAAATTCATTGTGATGCTCTATTACTTATTGGAGATGTAGTTCCTTTTAATGAATTAAAAAGTTATAGAGACAAGTTTCCTGATAAAAAAATCCTTTATAAAATCTATGGTATCTCTGATTCTCCAATGATTGAAAACATCACAACCGTTTGTGAAACCTATGATATTTACCCTTTAGCAGAGCTGCTTACGGACGAACAAGTGGTAAAAGATACGGTTAAGCATTTGTTCGGTGATCCAGATAAAAAGGCAGGAAACGTTATTGCTTTCTTCGGGACTCATTCTGGATCGGGTGTTTCTACCACAACAATGAACGTCGGAAAGGTATTATCTCAGTCAGTAAATGATAGAGTTCTTGTACTTTCCCTCAATGTGTGGGATCCCGCTGATTACTTCTTGCCATATGAAGGAAAGTATTTGGATGATATCCGTATTGAATTGAAAGATGATGGTCTATTTACAGAAGAAAGTCTCATGGAAGCGGTACATAAATATGATGACAATTTTTATCATCTAGCTGGGAACCGAAACATTAAACTACAGCGGTTTTATAAAGTCGGTGAGTTCTCCAGGCTCATCGAGCTTGCGAGAATGGTATTTGATGTAGTGCTGATTGATGGAGGTTCGCATTTTGATAATGCGGCATATGCACAATCTTTTAGAGCAGCTAACTATAAGTTCTTGGTAACAACGCAAGAAGAAAAAGGATATAAAAACTACTTTCCATACGTGTATAACCAGCTGATAAAGCCGCTCAGTAAGTCAAAAAGTGAATATATGTTATTGATTAATCGTTATGAAAGTGACCTTTCTTTGATTAAGGAAAGAGAATTGTCTGAAGAGCTGGGCATGAGTCTACTTACCTCAATTCCTAATAAGCAGATCTTTGGCAACATTGCTGTTACTCAGAAGAAGCTGCTCGTGGATTTGGTTGAAGGAGATTATAAGGAATCCATAAAACTTATTGTAAATTCCATCATAAATCGAATGAAAATGAATGTTAAATCAGGAATTGACACTGATATTAAAAGAAAAAAACTTTTTGGATTAATCCCAGTTAAATAAAGGTGGTGGTTGGGATGGAAACATTAAAAGAAAAGCAAATCCTGCCGGAAAAACCGTTTGATCCCTCAGAGTGGCTAAGTTCTCATGGTGTAAAAAGTGACACATCAACCATTAACTTATCGAGTAAGAGGAATTTTAAAGAGCTATGTAGTGTGGTAAAGGCGGACCTGGATAAGAAGGTAGAAGGATTTAACGGTAAGGAACAGGAAGATTGGCTTCAAAAACAACATAAAGCCATTATTGGTGATTTATCTTCTGTACAATATTTTGTTAACCAAATTGAACAAACTTTAAGGGACCGAAACGTTTCTTCGACCGATTATCCCGATTATTATAATAGCTTGTCTGAAGCTATTTTCCATGAGGTATGGGGAAGAGGTATTCTTCAGAAATGGTATCACTACCCTGAAAGTGAAGCTGCTTGTATTATCGGCACAGAACTTTGGTTGGATATAGATGGTCAATTTATCCGACAACAGGAACGATTTGAATCTATTGATAAAGTTAAAGAAATTCGACGGGCGTTTACCATGCGTGATGAGAATGCTGTCCTAAACAGCCAGAATCCAGAATTGGAAATTGAGCATGAAGATGGTTCTAGGATCACCATCATTATTAAACCTCGTGGGAAACAGGAATACATCATGTTCCGGCGTTTTACAGTTAAAAACTTCTCGTTAGAGCAGCAAGCTGAATTTCAGACCATTGCTAAAGAGGATGTTCCTATTTTTAGAGCGTTATCAAGAACGATGCCTAATATCGTTGTTGCTGGACGTGTCCGATCAGCTAAATCGACCTTTCTTAAGACATTAATTCAAGAAAGAAAGACAGAGCTTGTAATAGCCTCACTAGAGAAACACTTTGAGTTGAGCTTGAAAAAACACATGCCTGAGCGGATGATTTTTGAAATACAAGTCAGTGAAGGGGACCTTCATAAAGCAACGCCTCGGCTACTTCGTATGGAACATGACTTTCTTGTAATTGGGGAGTGCCGTTCTTTGGAATGGGAAGCGGCTCTCTTGGCTTGTGAACGCGGTGAAAGAGGAATGCTTACCACCTATCACATTACTGACCGGCACGCGATTGTTAATCAGATTTCCCGCCACTTACTTGATGAATTTCCTCAAAGGCGTCCAAACATGGAGATTGAACGCGTGGCCAGGAATATTGATTTAATTATTCACATGTCAACGGACCGCGACAGAAGAAAGAAAAGAGTAGTAGGTGTAACAGAAGTGGGTTGGGACGATGAGTTGAAGAAGACGATTACCCAGGATTTAATCCTATGGGATAAACGTACTCAAAAATACTATTACTCTTCAAACATCTCAGAAAGACTGTTTCATCTTATGGAAGAAGAAGACCAGTATGAGGCACTAAGATTAATTAGTTTGTTAAAAGATCGAGAAAAGAATTCACCGCTGTCAGCGATTGAAAAGGGTTAAGGGCCATGACGATTACTGTTTGGATTATTGATAAAGGCATAGGATATTTCCTGTATTTTTTGGTTATTATGACTGCATTTTTTTTCATACGGCCACTTGTTGAGAGCCCGATAAGAGGTACTGCTGCACAAATCCAATACAGAGTAAGGTTACGGAAAATGAAAGCTGAGCAGCAGCTTAAATTGGCTGAGAATAGAGAAGGCTTCATAAAGCATCTACATATGTTGCTAAGCACTATAACAAAAGATAGTAGAAAAGACTACACCCTATCTTTTATCTTACTAACCAGTGTGCTTTTCTTATTCACCTTGTTGGTAATGATCGTTAACTTG
Coding sequences:
- a CDS encoding DUF4145 domain-containing protein, whose product is MDILQKLVKKFEIFDEDPLEIRERQFIHSYYPRESYINFTIPLNFDYKHKYEYISFASIQDFGYYNPDTEELDKTINETTIEVNIKEIEHFKSNITLNCLLTGEGYDFDVMDLEDLIIKLNLLGKTWFSEMELWKELLYSFYYLYERENYRASFVQLYSALESYLEQKGANGNDKVKDKLTAVIGNLKSQKRKYRDKFYELRDIRNTLAHGSQYHIIEEDVKELFHFFEDTFEIAEN
- a CDS encoding LuxR C-terminal-related transcriptional regulator, translating into MNKIMIIEDNLLFMDGLKRILELELGYRVAAYSSEQINDIAERKDHSNLLRERPQLIIMDSQLRIGSSLSLVELFKKKLPECKLLVLSSVEKDGEFRRFFQAGVDGYLFKDIMTEELINGINAIFNQKSFFHHKVAHYLIQDYRQLLDQSPQVVKPIAGNRHNLSKREFEVLELLVKGKSNKSISEQLFLSEKTVKNHVSKILLKLKVGDRTNAVLFAIKEKMVSI
- the plsY gene encoding glycerol-3-phosphate 1-O-acyltransferase PlsY, with the protein product MNILTLILSYLIGSISFVLIVGKMFYKKDIRNYGSANLGATNAYRVLGIKAGVIVAIADILKGTLACLLPIILSSTVNPIVCGLLAILGHIFSVFASFKGGKAVATATGVFLFLTPLGVFVGFVVFVLTMIFTKFVSLSSMLACISLFIYSLIFEDKVIIALSLLISVSIIILHRQNIKRILNGTENKIVER
- a CDS encoding DUF2325 domain-containing protein produces the protein MKKTIAIIGGSQKTTFEKMAKRQNCNMMFHTGKVRNGASKKAFRAIVKKSDCVVILLGAIGHVTMDVVKVLCKEYQTPVAYHSGMGASGAIELALPYVQRKKDNVAA
- a CDS encoding SAF domain-containing protein, with amino-acid sequence MKKMKPWVKMTIGFTIMFAVIGFVVAWDLFIKDEIDSVEVVVAAKDIPLKETITKDMLGVEKRNKGTVVKGTVLAKDMNKIIGQSPKSSILSNSIMSTEEIDYDNLVPNPDKGEAIRPIPQEWIYAKPGSLRRKDRIDIYLWPIEQKNELVKKAKGKNAPVVSPVLSEMDPDTKDGKKALLQNVPVLYAKDNSNKEVVNTEGNPEDRLNGSAIISELEVNLNQDDFDSLIQVAKAGYKLYITYN
- a CDS encoding AAA family ATPase; protein product: MQIALFSENESMRVLLSNEEKITNVITVSNLEKEIHCDALLLIGDVVPFNELKSYRDKFPDKKILYKIYGISDSPMIENITTVCETYDIYPLAELLTDEQVVKDTVKHLFGDPDKKAGNVIAFFGTHSGSGVSTTTMNVGKVLSQSVNDRVLVLSLNVWDPADYFLPYEGKYLDDIRIELKDDGLFTEESLMEAVHKYDDNFYHLAGNRNIKLQRFYKVGEFSRLIELARMVFDVVLIDGGSHFDNAAYAQSFRAANYKFLVTTQEEKGYKNYFPYVYNQLIKPLSKSKSEYMLLINRYESDLSLIKERELSEELGMSLLTSIPNKQIFGNIAVTQKKLLVDLVEGDYKESIKLIVNSIINRMKMNVKSGIDTDIKRKKLFGLIPVK
- a CDS encoding ATPase, T2SS/T4P/T4SS family, which translates into the protein METLKEKQILPEKPFDPSEWLSSHGVKSDTSTINLSSKRNFKELCSVVKADLDKKVEGFNGKEQEDWLQKQHKAIIGDLSSVQYFVNQIEQTLRDRNVSSTDYPDYYNSLSEAIFHEVWGRGILQKWYHYPESEAACIIGTELWLDIDGQFIRQQERFESIDKVKEIRRAFTMRDENAVLNSQNPELEIEHEDGSRITIIIKPRGKQEYIMFRRFTVKNFSLEQQAEFQTIAKEDVPIFRALSRTMPNIVVAGRVRSAKSTFLKTLIQERKTELVIASLEKHFELSLKKHMPERMIFEIQVSEGDLHKATPRLLRMEHDFLVIGECRSLEWEAALLACERGERGMLTTYHITDRHAIVNQISRHLLDEFPQRRPNMEIERVARNIDLIIHMSTDRDRRKKRVVGVTEVGWDDELKKTITQDLILWDKRTQKYYYSSNISERLFHLMEEEDQYEALRLISLLKDREKNSPLSAIEKG